A single Denticeps clupeoides chromosome 7, fDenClu1.1, whole genome shotgun sequence DNA region contains:
- the mpv17l gene encoding mpv17-like protein, whose translation MRKSFFTRAKCLPWVANVALYGCLFAGGDFAHQRISQREEMDWRHTRNVAVVAFCFHGNFNYFWLRALERRFPGRSAGMILRKLILDQSFASPLATSVFYTGVSFLEGKGDIFEDWREKFLNTYKTGLMYWPFMQFLNFVLMPLYLRTAFMGCSAFVWATFLCFSRQSGDGTAAVALAWVLSPKKILEAHKASKEK comes from the exons ATGAGAAAGTCCTTTTTTACACGCGCCAAATGCCTGCCGTGGGTCGCCAACGTCGCCCTGTACGGCTGCCTGTTCGCCGGCGGCGACTTCGCGCACCAGCGCATCTCCCAGCGCGAGGAGATGGACTGGCGACACACGCGCAACGTGGCGGTGGTGGCcttctgtttccatggcaacttcAACTACTTCTGGCTGCGCGCGCTGGAGCGCCGCTTCCCGGGAAGGTCGGCCGGCATGATCCTGCGCAAACTGATCCTGGACCAGAGCTTCGCGTCGCCGCTGGCCACCAGTGTTTTTTACACAG GGGTGAGCTTTTTGGAAGGCAAGGGCGACATTTTTGAGGACTGGAGGGAAAAGTTCCTCAACACATACAAG ACTGGACTGATGTACTGGCCATTTATGCAG TTCCTGAACTTCGTTCTGATGCCACTGTACCTGCGCACCGCGTTCATGGGCTGTTCGGCTTTCGTCTGGGCCACCTTCCTCTGCTTCTCGCGGCAGAGCGGCGACGGCACTGCGGCTGTTGCTTTAGCCTGGGTCCTGTCCCCCAAAAAGATACTTGAGGCCCACAAAGCGAGTAAGGAAAAGTGA